The following are encoded in a window of Thermoanaerobacter ethanolicus JW 200 genomic DNA:
- a CDS encoding TIGR02680 family protein codes for MSEKLAERWMINRIGLLNFWYYDDEIFEFADGRLLLRGANGSGKSVTMQSFIPLVLDGNKSPERLDPFGSKARKLEDYLLGEEEVSGLDERTGYLFMEFKKEKKDSYITIGMGLKAKRHQNMDFWGFVILDGRRIGIDFFLYKMEIGDDGKRVKVPLTKKELKNRIGEGGEVVESQKEYMEMVNKYIFGFSSIEEYDELIKLLVQLRSPKLSKDFRPTVIYEIMKASLPSLTDDDLRPLSETIENMDQIKMHLDVLYRNMAAVKKLKNEYDNYNKYILYEKAGDLVKAYSDLYASKKEYDNLTKDIENYRSTIANLGNDIISLESEREALKKKEEQLSSGDAKRTQRELLEEENRYKQYLEDKSKKEEELRNKQDKYYGLERKIKNTEEQKYKLDKELQDKLEDISSIAQDIDFMEHEFSVSELKKVYGKEFDFTYWKNELKKHKDKIKRAINALREEIEANKRYDAALKEQERLKKEREDRAKKLEEAERLFDEQKREYVERVYSWSQGNAELKLLSSQLEGLSRVILAYGEDKGFDDILAFVRKPYEEILNGIQQEILRLENQREAKENQLHEKEKLLEEWKNKKDPEPERDEQVINNRKRLKEAGIPYIPLYMAIDFKEDVDEETRGNIEAAIEDMGLLDALIVPKEYFEKALQMDSNMADKYVMPGSFNMMLNVSQYFRVVDNEEGVSPEDISDALSNIFVSEEGGTTYIDSNGAYGIGVIKGKARDGVKSKYIGSESRKRYREELIKSIQEEIQAIKAEISAIDEEINAKKLRIQRLDYEYSAFPGKEDIEEAYRYLKTAKADYEYTSHKLDEQLFTVKNCFEDLQKKKAVVRELTSGINIHPDIDTYSSAYEYAEEYASGLNEVEILYNKYVLHISNEEMLLQQKQDLEYDIDNLKYEIDVLENKIQSSVKKIEMLKETLKELGLEEIEKELEICLKRLEEIPKEITNKSAEKAKLEERLQRSLKDLLNIEEEIHLKEKIYNIVEEGLKRELALGFVKQDVEMEDMLKLSKSILSEYKGFFDKAGFDREKFTERLQNVYFETRNELLEYGLSIGNIFDEVYEGDNERIKDVRSKQRRLNITANINGKVVSLYTLYSNIEEDIMANESLLRETDKILFEEIIMHNVGIKIRAKIFKAEEWVKKMNKLMSERDTSSGLKFSIEWRSIPASNEEELDTKELVDILKSDADMLKKEVFDKVVNHFRSKVERARRAMEEKNNTETFHKIMKEILDYRDWFEFKLYYRKEGESRKELTDNAFNKLSGGEKAMAMYIPLFSAVYSRYEGASPTAPRIISLDEAFAGVDDTNIRDMFKLIEDLRFNYIMNSQVLWGDYDTVPKLSIYELVRPKNAKAVLVMKYLWDGKVKHLILPEKEEVAATEVGAINE; via the coding sequence ATGAGTGAAAAATTAGCCGAAAGATGGATGATTAACAGGATTGGGCTTCTTAATTTTTGGTATTATGATGATGAAATATTTGAGTTTGCAGATGGAAGGCTTCTTTTAAGAGGTGCTAATGGTTCTGGAAAGTCAGTGACAATGCAGAGTTTCATACCTTTAGTATTAGATGGCAACAAAAGTCCTGAAAGACTTGATCCCTTTGGCTCAAAGGCGAGAAAGCTTGAGGACTATCTTCTTGGGGAAGAAGAGGTAAGTGGGCTTGATGAAAGAACTGGCTATCTTTTCATGGAATTTAAAAAAGAGAAAAAAGACAGCTACATTACAATAGGCATGGGACTAAAGGCGAAAAGGCATCAAAATATGGACTTTTGGGGCTTTGTAATACTTGACGGCAGGCGTATAGGTATCGACTTCTTTTTATACAAAATGGAAATAGGCGATGACGGCAAAAGAGTAAAAGTCCCACTTACCAAAAAAGAACTTAAGAATAGAATAGGTGAAGGCGGAGAAGTAGTTGAAAGCCAAAAAGAGTACATGGAAATGGTCAATAAATACATTTTTGGCTTTAGTTCTATCGAGGAATACGACGAGCTCATAAAACTGCTGGTACAGCTTAGAAGTCCAAAGCTTTCCAAAGACTTCAGGCCTACTGTGATATATGAAATTATGAAAGCTTCACTGCCTTCTCTCACAGATGATGATTTGAGGCCTCTTTCAGAAACCATAGAAAACATGGACCAGATTAAGATGCACCTTGATGTTCTTTACAGGAATATGGCTGCAGTAAAAAAGCTTAAAAATGAGTACGACAACTATAACAAATACATTCTTTATGAAAAGGCTGGGGATTTAGTAAAGGCATACAGCGATTTATACGCATCAAAAAAAGAATACGATAATTTAACTAAAGATATTGAAAATTACAGAAGTACAATAGCAAACTTAGGAAATGACATCATTTCTCTTGAAAGTGAAAGAGAAGCTTTAAAGAAAAAGGAAGAACAGCTTTCAAGTGGTGATGCTAAAAGAACCCAAAGGGAGTTATTAGAAGAAGAGAATAGGTATAAACAGTACTTGGAGGATAAGTCTAAAAAGGAAGAAGAACTCCGGAATAAACAAGATAAATATTATGGCTTAGAAAGAAAGATAAAAAACACGGAGGAACAAAAATACAAACTTGATAAAGAACTACAGGATAAATTAGAGGATATATCTTCAATTGCACAGGATATAGATTTCATGGAACATGAGTTTTCTGTAAGTGAACTTAAAAAAGTGTATGGAAAAGAATTTGATTTTACTTATTGGAAAAATGAATTAAAAAAGCATAAAGATAAAATAAAGCGTGCCATCAATGCATTGAGAGAAGAAATAGAAGCAAATAAAAGGTATGATGCCGCACTTAAAGAGCAGGAAAGGCTTAAAAAAGAAAGAGAAGACAGGGCTAAAAAGTTGGAAGAGGCAGAAAGGCTTTTTGACGAACAAAAAAGAGAATACGTTGAAAGAGTTTATAGTTGGTCGCAGGGCAATGCAGAACTTAAGCTTTTAAGTAGCCAACTGGAAGGCTTAAGCCGTGTCATACTGGCGTATGGAGAGGATAAAGGATTTGACGATATTTTGGCTTTTGTGAGAAAACCCTATGAGGAAATACTAAATGGAATTCAGCAAGAAATTTTAAGATTAGAAAATCAAAGAGAGGCAAAAGAAAATCAGCTTCATGAGAAAGAAAAGTTATTGGAGGAATGGAAAAACAAAAAAGATCCTGAGCCTGAAAGAGATGAACAAGTCATAAACAACAGAAAAAGGCTTAAAGAAGCTGGAATTCCTTACATTCCTCTTTACATGGCGATTGATTTTAAAGAGGATGTGGATGAAGAGACAAGAGGCAATATAGAAGCTGCGATAGAAGACATGGGGCTTTTGGATGCTCTTATCGTGCCAAAAGAATATTTTGAAAAAGCTCTTCAAATGGACAGCAATATGGCGGATAAATATGTTATGCCTGGAAGCTTTAATATGATGTTAAATGTATCTCAATATTTTAGAGTAGTTGACAATGAAGAAGGAGTTTCACCAGAAGATATTTCAGATGCTTTAAGCAATATATTTGTATCAGAAGAAGGCGGGACAACCTATATCGATTCAAATGGCGCATATGGAATAGGAGTAATAAAAGGGAAAGCACGGGATGGAGTTAAATCAAAGTACATCGGGAGTGAGTCTAGAAAGCGCTACAGAGAAGAGCTTATTAAATCTATACAAGAAGAAATACAGGCTATAAAAGCTGAAATATCTGCAATCGATGAGGAAATAAATGCAAAAAAATTAAGGATACAGAGGCTGGATTACGAATATTCGGCATTTCCCGGGAAAGAAGATATTGAAGAAGCATATAGATATTTAAAAACGGCAAAGGCTGATTACGAATACACCTCTCATAAACTGGATGAACAGCTTTTCACAGTTAAAAACTGTTTTGAGGACCTTCAGAAAAAGAAAGCTGTTGTAAGAGAATTGACATCTGGCATAAACATACATCCAGATATTGATACCTATTCTTCTGCGTATGAATATGCGGAAGAATACGCTTCAGGGCTTAATGAAGTAGAAATACTATACAACAAATATGTTTTACACATTTCAAACGAAGAAATGTTATTGCAGCAAAAACAAGATTTAGAATACGATATTGATAACTTAAAGTACGAAATAGACGTACTGGAAAACAAAATACAGAGTTCTGTTAAGAAAATTGAGATGCTAAAAGAGACATTAAAAGAACTTGGACTTGAAGAAATTGAAAAAGAACTGGAGATTTGCCTAAAAAGGCTGGAGGAAATACCTAAAGAGATTACAAATAAATCAGCCGAAAAAGCAAAACTTGAGGAGCGGCTACAGAGAAGCTTAAAAGACCTTTTAAACATTGAAGAAGAGATTCATCTTAAAGAGAAAATTTACAATATTGTTGAAGAGGGTTTAAAAAGGGAATTAGCACTTGGCTTTGTCAAGCAAGACGTTGAAATGGAGGATATGTTAAAATTAAGTAAAAGCATTCTTTCTGAATACAAAGGCTTTTTTGACAAGGCGGGCTTTGACAGAGAAAAGTTTACAGAGAGACTTCAAAATGTGTATTTTGAAACTCGCAACGAACTTTTAGAATATGGGCTTTCAATTGGCAATATCTTTGATGAAGTTTATGAGGGAGACAATGAAAGAATAAAAGATGTAAGGAGTAAGCAGAGAAGACTTAATATTACGGCAAATATAAATGGTAAAGTCGTTTCATTATATACACTTTATTCTAATATTGAAGAGGATATAATGGCGAATGAAAGCCTTTTAAGAGAGACTGATAAGATTCTTTTTGAAGAGATTATAATGCACAATGTGGGAATTAAGATAAGAGCAAAGATTTTTAAAGCAGAAGAATGGGTAAAGAAAATGAACAAACTTATGTCTGAAAGGGATACTTCCAGCGGACTTAAGTTCTCTATTGAGTGGAGAAGCATTCCTGCTTCTAATGAAGAAGAACTTGATACAAAAGAGCTTGTGGATATTTTAAAATCCGATGCTGATATGCTGAAAAAGGAAGTCTTCGATAAAGTCGTAAATCATTTTAGGTCAAAAGTAGAAAGAGCCAGGAGGGCAATGGAGGAAAAAAACAATACAGAAACTTTTCACAAGATTATGAAAGAAATATTAGATTACAGAGATTGGTTTGAGTTTAAGCTTTACTACAGAAAAGAAGGGGAAAGCCGCAAGGAGCTTACTGATAATGCTTTTAATAAGTTGAGTGGCGGAGAAAAAGCGATGGCCATGTATATACCTTTATTTTCCGCGGTTTACTCAAGATATGAGGGAGCATCGCCGACTGCACCTCGCATAATATCTCTAGATGAAGCATTTGCAGGAGTTGATGACACAAACATAAGGGATATGTTTAAACTGATTGAGGATTTAAGATTTAATTATATAATGAATTCGCAGGTTTTGTGGGGAGATTATGACACTGTTCCCAAGCTTTCAATTTATGAACTTGTAAGGCCAAAAAATGCAAAGGCTGTATTGGTCATGAAGTATTTGTGGGATGGAAAAGTAAAGCATCTTATACTTCCTGAAAAAGAGGAGGTTGCCGCTACAGAAGTGGGTGCTATAAATGAATAA
- a CDS encoding TIGR02679 family protein: protein MNKEELKYFKEKKGYKRIFEGIREKYRSLGRLGGVVKLDNLTEDEKEVLTNHFKKDYRTKKSASIDVAKFEESLKNTRFEEYTLKDILEYYFGEKLTSKKEDMEIFAKEREEFFKELFSKYQECKCIDWLKSLYEGTAVGVRTVNQRYLNDKAGLKKDIIYVCDAINNLPVYKGEKKRLPVFSSQIARNPHYFDSNTEAGSMFINALCTLMGLNEVKGSEEISELYYNVGILIDEISNYVTLLGLLAYEGDTENQVFKAAYESNQVLQVPLLNLSKIERVISPSKKVYVVENPSVFTSLIDATNKVFPLVCTYGQPKLSSLLLLDMLYKEGTEIYYSGDFDPEGLMIADRLYRRYKDKFHFLRYGLEDYLKSLSNEVINDVRLSKLNKIESPLLFDVAKEMKIIKKAGYQELIIDDIINDIKLIEEGKGEW, encoded by the coding sequence ATGAATAAAGAAGAACTTAAATATTTTAAAGAAAAAAAGGGATACAAGAGGATTTTTGAAGGTATACGGGAAAAGTACAGAAGTTTAGGACGTCTTGGAGGCGTTGTAAAGCTTGATAATCTTACGGAAGATGAAAAAGAAGTACTTACAAACCATTTTAAAAAAGACTATAGGACGAAAAAATCTGCATCCATTGATGTGGCAAAGTTTGAAGAGTCGCTAAAAAATACGCGATTTGAGGAGTATACGCTAAAAGACATACTGGAATACTATTTTGGCGAAAAACTCACCAGCAAAAAAGAGGATATGGAAATATTTGCAAAAGAAAGAGAAGAGTTCTTTAAAGAGCTCTTCTCTAAATACCAGGAATGTAAGTGCATTGATTGGCTAAAAAGTTTGTATGAGGGAACCGCTGTAGGGGTAAGGACAGTAAATCAGAGGTATTTAAATGATAAGGCCGGATTAAAAAAAGATATAATATACGTATGCGATGCCATAAACAATTTGCCTGTTTATAAAGGGGAAAAGAAAAGACTGCCGGTGTTTTCTTCCCAGATTGCACGTAATCCTCACTATTTTGATTCAAATACAGAAGCTGGAAGTATGTTTATAAACGCTTTATGCACTTTAATGGGGCTGAATGAAGTAAAAGGAAGTGAAGAAATATCAGAACTTTATTACAACGTTGGCATTTTGATAGATGAAATATCCAATTATGTCACACTCTTAGGACTTTTGGCATATGAGGGCGATACGGAAAATCAAGTATTTAAGGCTGCTTATGAAAGCAATCAAGTCTTGCAAGTTCCTCTTTTAAATTTGAGTAAAATTGAGAGGGTCATAAGCCCTTCTAAGAAAGTGTATGTTGTAGAGAATCCTTCAGTTTTTACATCTTTAATAGATGCTACAAATAAAGTATTTCCTCTTGTATGCACATATGGCCAGCCAAAACTTTCTTCTCTCCTGCTCTTGGACATGCTTTATAAAGAAGGGACAGAGATATATTACTCAGGAGATTTTGACCCAGAGGGGCTTATGATAGCAGATAGATTGTACAGAAGGTATAAAGACAAGTTTCACTTTTTAAGGTACGGCCTAGAAGATTATTTAAAATCTCTTTCAAATGAAGTCATAAATGATGTAAGGCTTAGTAAGCTAAATAAGATTGAATCACCTTTACTCTTTGATGTGGCAAAAGAGATGAAAATAATAAAAAAAGCAGGGTATCAGGAGCTTATAATAGATGATATTATAAATGATATAAAATTGATTGAAGAAGGTAAGGGGGAGTGGTAA
- the mntA gene encoding type VII toxin-antitoxin system MntA family adenylyltransferase antitoxin has product MVQRDLKEVEEIFKRNLQYLKGKYDIKLIYVFGSYSKGTNTKNSDLDIAVLLGNGYDPMDKLALIGDLVSIFKRDDIDLVVLNSANPVLRHQVIKHGKLIFEENEDVKVEFEVKTLREYMDMEYFRKVQMDVIKEWVKSVVGDNSD; this is encoded by the coding sequence GTGGTTCAGAGAGATTTAAAAGAAGTGGAAGAAATATTTAAGAGAAATTTGCAATATTTAAAGGGTAAATATGACATAAAGTTGATATATGTTTTTGGCTCATATAGTAAAGGCACTAATACAAAAAATAGTGATCTTGATATTGCGGTACTTTTAGGGAATGGATATGATCCTATGGACAAACTTGCTTTAATTGGCGATTTGGTTTCAATATTTAAACGAGATGATATAGATTTGGTAGTATTAAATTCTGCAAATCCAGTGTTAAGGCATCAAGTAATAAAGCACGGCAAACTTATTTTTGAAGAAAATGAAGATGTAAAGGTGGAATTTGAGGTTAAAACTCTAAGAGAATATATGGACATGGAATATTTTAGAAAAGTGCAGATGGATGTTATTAAAGAATGGGTAAAAAGTGTTGTAGGTGATAATAGTGACTAA
- the hepT gene encoding type VII toxin-antitoxin system HepT family RNase toxin: MIIVTKSIIETINSKIKELQKNLILLKKVSQEVNKENIKEDMLKYWGIERGIQISIECVIDIANIIISSLGLEKPDTYRETVLLLGKSNILPENFAKNISNMVSFRNILVHDYMKIDEKVIVDILKNHLDDFVKYIHYINKWIEENYYS; encoded by the coding sequence GTGATAATAGTGACTAAAAGTATAATAGAAACAATAAATTCTAAAATAAAAGAGTTACAAAAAAATTTAATATTGTTAAAAAAAGTATCGCAAGAAGTAAATAAAGAAAATATAAAAGAGGATATGCTCAAATATTGGGGAATAGAAAGAGGAATTCAAATATCTATAGAATGTGTTATTGATATAGCCAATATAATTATTTCTTCTCTTGGTTTAGAAAAACCCGATACCTATAGAGAAACGGTTTTATTATTAGGTAAATCAAACATTTTGCCGGAAAATTTTGCCAAAAATATTTCTAACATGGTTTCTTTTAGAAATATACTTGTACATGATTATATGAAAATTGATGAGAAGGTGATTGTTGACATATTAAAGAACCATTTGGATGATTTTGTTAAATATATACATTATATAAATAAATGGATCGAAGAAAATTATTATTCCTAA
- a CDS encoding MBL fold metallo-hydrolase RNA specificity domain-containing protein, with product MKISFLGAAKEVTGSCYLVETEKTKFLVDCGMFQGGEVEDELNYQEFIFDVGDIDFVLLTHAHIDHSGRIPLLYKRGYRKRIYATKATVDLCRYMLPDSGHIQEMESEWKNRKRKRADKPLREPLYTADEAKDSLSIFYGIDYGEIIEPAQDVKVRFNDAGHMLGSSIIEVWVNEKGKETKIVFSGDLGNKKIPLLKEVTPIKSADYVLCESTYGNRLHEDIGDRAKKLMEIIIKTVKRGGNVIIPSFAVGRTQELLYELHKNRELYKDEIEFLNNVPVYVDSPLATSITDVFTKHPEYLDSEAQEYIKRGDLPLDFPNLHFTHSVEESKALNEIKTPVIIISASGMCEAGRIKHHLKHNLWRPECTVLFVGYQAKGTLGRKLLEGEKNVKIFGEDISVKAEIEYIESFSGHADQKGILDWLSQFTDKPRKIFIVHGEDEAQEELADKIENQLGIETLIPSRYDTYNFEEDKLFTAEAEDKVKLSVELTNKIEEMKLRSDKALNKLQELINSKDITKDLSPIVSELNNINESLMKLYRELLD from the coding sequence GTGAAAATAAGTTTTTTGGGAGCTGCTAAAGAGGTTACAGGCTCATGCTATTTAGTTGAGACGGAAAAGACTAAGTTTCTTGTTGACTGCGGAATGTTTCAAGGGGGAGAAGTTGAAGACGAGCTAAACTATCAAGAATTTATTTTTGATGTAGGTGATATCGATTTTGTGCTTTTAACTCATGCTCACATAGACCACAGTGGAAGAATTCCTCTTTTGTACAAGAGGGGATACAGAAAAAGGATTTACGCTACAAAAGCCACCGTGGATTTATGCAGGTATATGCTTCCAGACAGTGGGCATATACAAGAGATGGAAAGTGAATGGAAAAACAGAAAAAGGAAAAGGGCAGATAAGCCTTTGAGGGAACCTCTTTATACTGCTGATGAGGCGAAAGATTCTTTAAGCATTTTCTATGGAATAGATTATGGAGAAATAATTGAACCAGCGCAAGATGTAAAAGTGCGATTTAATGATGCAGGACATATGCTTGGTTCATCTATAATCGAAGTTTGGGTAAATGAAAAAGGCAAAGAAACTAAAATTGTATTTTCAGGGGATTTGGGGAATAAAAAAATTCCTCTTTTAAAAGAAGTTACACCGATTAAGAGTGCGGATTATGTTTTGTGTGAGTCCACATATGGCAATAGGCTTCATGAAGATATTGGAGATAGGGCAAAAAAACTCATGGAGATTATCATAAAAACCGTAAAGAGAGGCGGAAATGTCATAATACCTTCTTTTGCTGTCGGAAGGACTCAAGAACTTTTATATGAATTACATAAAAACAGAGAATTGTACAAAGACGAAATAGAGTTTTTAAACAACGTACCTGTTTATGTAGATAGTCCACTTGCAACTTCTATAACAGATGTTTTTACTAAACATCCTGAATATTTGGACAGTGAAGCTCAAGAATACATTAAAAGAGGAGATTTACCCCTCGACTTTCCTAATTTGCACTTTACCCACAGTGTAGAAGAATCAAAAGCACTAAATGAAATTAAAACACCTGTCATAATCATATCAGCCAGTGGGATGTGTGAAGCTGGGCGAATTAAACACCATTTAAAACACAATTTGTGGAGACCAGAATGCACGGTTTTGTTTGTGGGGTATCAGGCAAAAGGGACCTTAGGACGTAAACTTTTGGAAGGAGAAAAAAATGTCAAAATATTTGGTGAGGATATTAGCGTAAAAGCTGAAATAGAATATATTGAAAGTTTTTCTGGGCATGCAGACCAAAAGGGTATATTAGATTGGCTTTCTCAATTTACGGATAAGCCAAGGAAAATATTCATTGTACACGGGGAAGATGAAGCACAGGAAGAACTAGCAGATAAGATTGAAAATCAACTTGGCATAGAGACTTTGATACCCTCGCGATATGATACATATAATTTTGAAGAAGATAAACTTTTTACTGCAGAAGCTGAAGATAAAGTTAAGCTGAGCGTTGAACTTACTAACAAGATCGAAGAAATGAAATTAAGAAGTGACAAAGCATTGAATAAACTTCAAGAGTTAATAAACAGTAAAGATATAACAAAAGATTTAAGTCCTATTGTAAGTGAGTTAAACAATATAAATGAAAGTTTAATGAAATTGTATAGAGAACTTTTAGATTAG
- the pdxS gene encoding pyridoxal 5'-phosphate synthase lyase subunit PdxS → MNEKYELNKNLAQMLKGGVIMDVTTPEQAIIAEKAGAVAVMALERVPADIRARGGVARMSDPKIIKEIKAAVSIPVMAKVRIGHFVEAQILEALGIDFIDESEVLTPADEMYHINKWDFKVPFVCGARNLGEALRRIGEGASMIRTKGEAGTGNVVEAVRHMRTINAEIKRLTTLREDELMAAAKELQAPYDLVKYVAQHGRLPVVNFAAGGIATPADAALMMQLGADGIFVGSGIFKSQNPEKMAAAIVKATTYFDRPEIIAEVSEGLGEAMASIDIRQLEEKDLYATRGW, encoded by the coding sequence ATGAATGAAAAGTATGAACTAAATAAAAATTTAGCCCAAATGCTAAAAGGTGGTGTCATCATGGATGTGACAACACCAGAACAGGCAATTATTGCGGAAAAAGCAGGTGCTGTTGCTGTCATGGCACTTGAAAGGGTTCCAGCTGATATTAGGGCAAGAGGCGGAGTTGCAAGAATGTCAGACCCTAAAATAATAAAGGAGATAAAGGCAGCAGTATCAATCCCTGTTATGGCAAAAGTTAGAATTGGGCATTTTGTGGAAGCACAGATTTTAGAGGCACTCGGGATAGATTTTATTGATGAAAGCGAAGTTTTAACCCCTGCAGATGAGATGTACCATATAAACAAATGGGATTTTAAAGTGCCGTTTGTATGCGGTGCGAGAAACCTCGGAGAGGCTTTAAGGCGCATAGGAGAAGGAGCTTCAATGATAAGGACAAAAGGAGAGGCAGGGACTGGAAATGTAGTAGAGGCTGTAAGGCATATGAGGACGATAAATGCCGAAATAAAAAGGCTTACAACTTTAAGGGAAGACGAACTTATGGCTGCTGCAAAAGAACTTCAGGCGCCCTATGACCTTGTAAAATATGTTGCACAACACGGAAGACTTCCAGTTGTGAATTTCGCAGCGGGAGGTATTGCTACACCGGCAGACGCGGCACTTATGATGCAACTGGGTGCAGATGGAATTTTTGTGGGTTCAGGAATATTTAAATCGCAAAACCCTGAGAAAATGGCAGCTGCTATAGTAAAAGCCACAACATATTTTGATAGGCCGGAAATAATTGCGGAAGTTTCAGAAGGGCTAGGAGAAGCGATGGCCAGCATAGATATAAGGCAACTGGAAGAAAAAGATTTATATGCAACAAGGGGATGGTAA
- the pdxT gene encoding pyridoxal 5'-phosphate synthase glutaminase subunit PdxT: MRVGVLGVQGSVKEHMDKLKLIKGIEAVEAKDRDTILTLDALIIPGGESTAIGKILVDFGLKDAILKLNERKVPIWGTCAGMILMAKHIVNDERIHLGIMDITVRRNAYGSQIDSFKTRLMIPAVSENEIEAVFIRAPYIESVGDGVRILAKYEGRIVAAQQDNLLATAFHPELTDDLSFYKYFLGL, encoded by the coding sequence TTGCGCGTAGGAGTTTTGGGAGTTCAAGGCTCTGTTAAGGAACATATGGATAAATTAAAGCTTATAAAAGGAATTGAAGCGGTAGAGGCAAAGGACAGGGACACTATCTTAACTCTCGATGCCCTCATTATTCCAGGTGGCGAAAGCACTGCAATAGGAAAAATACTTGTAGATTTTGGGCTTAAAGATGCCATTTTAAAGTTAAACGAGAGGAAAGTTCCTATATGGGGTACTTGTGCAGGCATGATACTTATGGCTAAACATATAGTTAATGATGAGAGGATACACCTTGGAATAATGGATATTACTGTTAGACGAAATGCTTACGGAAGTCAGATTGACAGTTTCAAGACGCGGCTTATGATACCAGCGGTATCTGAAAATGAGATAGAAGCGGTGTTTATAAGAGCGCCGTATATAGAGAGTGTAGGGGATGGTGTTAGGATACTTGCAAAATATGAAGGTAGAATTGTTGCGGCACAGCAGGACAATTTACTTGCTACAGCATTTCATCCAGAACTTACAGATGATTTGAGCTTTTACAAATACTTTTTAGGGCTTTAA